A genomic window from Candidatus Kouleothrix ribensis includes:
- a CDS encoding SpoIIE family protein phosphatase, whose product MVTTIAPRRFLIDEAQLLGLLGSQLAQTLERERLHQEALARQRLEQELNLARDIQASFLPACCPLVPGYTIAALYRAARQVGGDFYDFIELEAEPGGAVASHTGEPMARGQAQPKGGPAPARPEIEPEFWRSGRRPPRQPAQVAATARPGRLGIVIADVTDKGVPAALFMALSRTLIRATASDGRAPAAVLEQANSPDPLRRTLGPVRHLLLRDPRHRQRQPALRRWWPQLPAALPHRHRYGRAAAGAGDRAGDRARPTLRTACRDGRAGRRDLLLHRRRDREAMNPRRQLFGEERLAEILRRSRHLAPEDRRSDHRRRHQLYRRHTSGRRHHAGGAEAQPDGRAHDPGAELPPLPAASCRLERCTRLATVAGLFPTSAHLCVFLRLRG is encoded by the coding sequence ATGGTCACTACAATCGCACCACGCCGCTTCCTGATCGACGAGGCCCAGCTGCTAGGGCTGCTGGGCAGCCAGCTGGCCCAGACGCTCGAGCGCGAGCGGCTGCACCAGGAGGCGCTGGCCCGCCAGCGGCTCGAGCAGGAGCTCAACCTGGCGCGCGACATCCAGGCTAGCTTCCTGCCGGCGTGCTGCCCGCTGGTGCCTGGCTACACGATTGCGGCGCTCTACCGCGCGGCCCGCCAGGTCGGTGGCGACTTCTACGACTTTATCGAGTTGGAGGCCGAGCCAGGTGGCGCTGTTGCCAGCCACACCGGCGAGCCGATGGCGCGGGGCCAGGCTCAGCCGAAGGGTGGCCCGGCACCCGCCCGGCCCGAGATCGAGCCGGAGTTCTGGCGTAGCGGGCGCCGGCCGCCGCGCCAGCCGGCCCAGGTAGCCGCGACGGCCAGGCCGGGGCGGCTGGGGATTGTGATCGCCGATGTGACCGATAAGGGCGTGCCGGCCGCGTTGTTTATGGCGCTCTCGCGCACGCTCATCCGCGCGACCGCCAGCGACGGGCGCGCGCCGGCAGCCGTGCTTGAACAAGCCAACTCGCCTGATCCTCTCCGACGCACGCTCGGGCCTGTTCGTCACCTGCTTCTACGGGATCCTCGACATCGCCAGCGGCAGCCTGCTCTTCGCCGATGGTGGCCACAACTACCCGCTGCACTACCGCACCGCCACCGGTATGGTCGAGCCGCTGCAGGCGCAGGGGATCGTGCTGGGGATCGTGCCCGACCCACGCTTCGAACAGCATGTCGCGACGGTCGAGCCGGGCGACGTGATCTGCTTCTACACCGACGGCGTGACCGGGAGGCCATGAACCCGCGCCGCCAGCTGTTCGGCGAAGAGCGGCTGGCCGAGATCTTGCGCCGCTCGCGGCATCTCGCACCCGAAGATCGTCGATCGGATCATCGACGCCGTCACCAGCTTTACCGCCGGCACACCTCAGGCCGACGACATCACGCTGGTGGTGCTGAAGCGCAACCCGATGGCCGCGCTCACGATCCTGGTGCCGAGCTGCCGCCCCTGCCAGCCGCGTCCTGCAGGCTGGAACGCTGTACCAGGCTCGCCACAGTAGCCGGCCTTTTTCCCACCTCGGCGCATCTTTGCGTCTTCCTGCGTCTTCGTGGCTAG
- a CDS encoding DUF4212 domain-containing protein codes for MPPIIPMPPVGRLAWRANMRTIGVMLLIWAGVSFVPAAFAPQLNRLQILTGFPLGYYMGAQGSLVVFLGLITAYAWRAARLDRWMSAAI; via the coding sequence ATGCCGCCGATCATCCCCATGCCGCCGGTTGGCCGGCTGGCCTGGCGGGCCAATATGCGCACGATCGGCGTGATGTTGCTGATCTGGGCCGGCGTGTCGTTCGTGCCGGCCGCGTTCGCGCCACAGCTCAATCGGTTACAGATCCTGACGGGCTTTCCATTGGGCTACTACATGGGCGCGCAAGGCTCGCTGGTGGTATTCCTGGGGCTGATCACCGCGTATGCCTGGCGGGCCGCCCGGCTTGATCGCTGGATGAGCGCGGCGATCTGA
- a CDS encoding response regulator transcription factor, whose product MQSATILVVDDEPPILDLIASYLRADGFTVYTAWDGPTALAQARLHRPDLIVLDVMLPGMDGLEVCRRVQQEFDVYVLMLTARAEEIDKIVGLSVGADDYLTKPFSPRELVVRVKAILRRSRTLQPRLAQPAPERPALRFDDLVIDPDTREVWRDNAMIDLTPREFDLLYALAEQPSRVFNRDQLLERVWGHDFAGIDRVVDVHIGLLRRKLEADPANPTIIQTVRGVGYKFVARRK is encoded by the coding sequence ATGCAGAGCGCAACGATACTCGTCGTTGACGATGAACCACCTATCCTCGATTTGATCGCCAGCTACCTGCGCGCCGACGGTTTTACCGTCTACACCGCCTGGGATGGCCCGACTGCGCTTGCCCAGGCACGCTTGCACCGCCCCGACCTGATTGTGCTTGATGTGATGCTGCCGGGCATGGATGGCCTCGAGGTCTGCCGGCGCGTCCAGCAAGAGTTCGACGTGTATGTGCTGATGCTGACCGCCCGCGCCGAAGAGATCGACAAGATCGTCGGCCTATCGGTTGGCGCCGACGACTACCTGACCAAGCCATTCAGCCCGCGCGAGCTGGTCGTGCGCGTCAAGGCGATCTTGCGGCGTAGCCGCACGCTCCAGCCACGCCTGGCCCAGCCCGCACCCGAGCGCCCGGCACTGCGCTTCGACGATCTGGTGATCGACCCCGATACACGCGAGGTCTGGCGCGACAACGCCATGATCGACCTGACGCCGCGCGAGTTCGACCTGCTGTACGCGCTGGCCGAGCAGCCCAGCCGGGTGTTCAACCGCGACCAATTGCTCGAGCGTGTCTGGGGCCACGATTTCGCCGGGATCGATCGGGTGGTGGATGTGCATATCGGCCTGCTGCGCCGTAAGCTCGAGGCCGACCCGGCCAACCCGACGATCATTCAGACCGTGCGCGGCGTTGGGTATAAGTTCGTCGCGCGGCGCAAATAG
- a CDS encoding DNA modification methylase: MRDPKTLAEYLRRRQPLSSVVSYPERGPWGDNRYPGNCSGYLLIDLCATYAPRHVLDPMEGGGTSREVCADMGLAYAGFDLRSGTDSLRDEIGDGYDLIFWHPPYHDMKIYSDDPRDLSRTGSLAAFQALLRTGYWRFFELLASGGRLAILMGDLRRQGRYEPLTVDIARLDRRHLEGIVVKVQHNVSSNSTRYAGAFVPILHETLTIFRRPAV; the protein is encoded by the coding sequence ATGCGCGATCCAAAAACCCTAGCCGAATACCTGCGCCGGCGCCAACCGCTGAGCAGCGTGGTTAGCTACCCCGAGCGCGGGCCATGGGGCGATAACCGCTACCCCGGCAACTGCTCGGGCTACCTGCTGATCGATCTGTGCGCTACCTACGCGCCACGCCATGTGCTCGACCCGATGGAGGGCGGCGGCACCAGCCGCGAGGTCTGTGCCGATATGGGCCTGGCCTATGCCGGGTTCGATCTGCGTAGCGGCACCGATAGCCTGCGCGACGAGATTGGCGATGGCTACGACCTGATCTTCTGGCATCCGCCGTACCACGACATGAAGATCTACAGCGACGACCCGCGCGATCTCAGCCGCACCGGGTCGCTGGCGGCGTTTCAGGCGCTGCTGCGCACAGGCTACTGGCGCTTCTTCGAGCTGCTCGCATCGGGTGGGCGGCTGGCCATCCTCATGGGCGATCTGCGGCGCCAGGGGCGCTACGAGCCGCTGACCGTCGACATCGCGCGGCTCGACCGCCGGCATCTCGAGGGCATTGTCGTCAAGGTACAGCACAATGTCAGCTCGAATAGCACCCGCTATGCCGGGGCGTTTGTGCCGATTCTGCACGAGACGCTCACAATCTTCCGGCGCCCGGCCGTGTGA
- a CDS encoding nicotinate phosphoribosyltransferase — protein MSIFDGKRLSQATFKLDAERMRAGWYSDKYFENIVGMLSILAQRGYGFSGYSSRLAAAGIDPSALDIGNLEVEMQWFTRRSPFSLVAGVDKALAMLESCTGYIDQSGTFVNTYAALEVEAVHDGAIVRYAGDPLRVQPVLKVRGRYRDFALIETPTLGALTRATRIATNVYNVLGAARGKPVLFFPARFDAHEVQAADGYAYNIAVQRFNHDNGQDVGSFISTDAQGDWWGGLGGGTVAHAAIAAFLGDTVECMLAFAETRPVEIPRIALIDFDNDCVGTTLAVMDALFARYRELTMAGRHAEAQRYVLYGVRPDTSGTLRDVCVPPLGQKDLDMGVTPRLVFYLRQAIDEAWQRWPLPAEWLEPAQQWCRAVKIVATGGFGPQKIRRFEELGVPVDIYGVGSSLFSNSSEEGTNNDFTADIVRVKVGDAWHDLVKVGRRACDNPDLQRVGS, from the coding sequence ATGAGCATCTTCGACGGCAAGCGCCTCAGCCAGGCCACATTCAAGCTCGATGCCGAGCGCATGCGCGCGGGCTGGTACTCCGACAAATACTTCGAGAATATTGTGGGCATGCTCAGCATTCTGGCGCAGCGTGGCTACGGCTTCAGCGGCTACTCGAGCCGGCTGGCCGCAGCCGGCATCGACCCAAGCGCGCTCGACATCGGCAACCTCGAGGTCGAGATGCAATGGTTCACACGGCGCTCGCCGTTCTCGCTGGTAGCCGGCGTCGATAAAGCCCTGGCCATGCTCGAATCATGCACCGGCTACATCGATCAGTCGGGCACCTTCGTGAACACCTACGCCGCGCTCGAGGTCGAGGCTGTCCACGATGGCGCGATTGTGCGCTATGCCGGCGATCCGCTGCGTGTCCAGCCGGTGCTGAAGGTGCGCGGCCGCTACCGCGATTTTGCGCTGATCGAGACGCCCACGCTCGGCGCGCTGACCCGCGCTACCCGCATTGCCACAAATGTCTATAATGTGCTTGGTGCGGCGCGCGGCAAGCCGGTGCTGTTCTTCCCGGCGCGCTTCGACGCGCACGAGGTGCAGGCTGCCGACGGGTACGCCTATAATATTGCGGTGCAGCGCTTTAACCACGACAACGGCCAGGATGTCGGCTCGTTCATCTCGACCGATGCGCAGGGCGACTGGTGGGGCGGCCTGGGCGGCGGCACGGTTGCGCACGCAGCCATCGCGGCGTTCCTCGGCGATACGGTCGAGTGCATGTTGGCCTTCGCCGAGACGCGGCCGGTCGAGATTCCACGCATTGCGCTGATCGACTTCGACAACGACTGCGTTGGCACAACCCTGGCGGTGATGGATGCGCTGTTCGCACGCTACCGCGAGCTGACGATGGCCGGCCGGCATGCCGAGGCCCAGCGCTATGTGTTGTATGGTGTGCGCCCCGACACCAGCGGCACACTGCGCGACGTCTGCGTGCCGCCGCTGGGGCAGAAGGATCTCGATATGGGGGTGACGCCCCGGCTGGTGTTCTACCTGCGCCAGGCGATCGACGAAGCCTGGCAGCGCTGGCCGCTGCCGGCCGAGTGGCTCGAGCCTGCCCAGCAGTGGTGCCGCGCGGTCAAGATCGTGGCCACCGGCGGGTTCGGGCCGCAGAAGATCCGGCGCTTCGAAGAGCTGGGCGTGCCGGTCGATATCTATGGCGTCGGCTCGTCGCTATTTTCGAACAGTAGTGAGGAAGGCACCAATAACGATTTCACCGCCGACATCGTGCGTGTGAAAGTTGGTGATGCCTGGCACGACCTGGTGAAAGTCGGCCGGCGCGCCTGCGATAACCCCGACCTTCAGCGGGTCGGCAGCTAA
- a CDS encoding LacI family DNA-binding transcriptional regulator, whose product MPDVTIYDVAEKASVSISTVSRVLNAPEQVNESTRTRVLAAIDQLNFVPKAEATARARKGTRRIGVLAPFITYPSFVQRLRGVTTLADAMYEMVIYNIDSSSRRDGYLSTLPVTRRLDGLIIMALPFDQAAAQRLRTHGLETVLIECANSLFSSVEIDDEAGGELVARYLLAQGHRRCGFIGDDEVPDYAIHTSEKRLLGYQRALQAAGHALQPAHVLLGPHGLGSARQLAHQMLGQPDPPTAIFTPSDTQAMGVLKAARERGLAVPGDLAVIGFDDVEVADYIGLTTVRQPLEESGRVAVELLLARLTNRSRPPQRVTLPLEIIRRETA is encoded by the coding sequence ATGCCCGATGTGACGATCTACGACGTGGCCGAAAAGGCCAGCGTCAGCATCTCGACCGTCTCGCGCGTGCTCAATGCGCCCGAGCAGGTCAATGAATCGACGCGCACACGGGTGTTGGCGGCGATCGATCAGCTCAACTTCGTGCCCAAAGCCGAGGCCACCGCACGCGCGCGCAAGGGTACGCGGCGCATTGGGGTGCTGGCTCCCTTCATCACCTACCCATCGTTTGTGCAGCGGCTGCGCGGTGTAACCACGCTGGCCGATGCTATGTACGAAATGGTGATCTACAATATCGATTCATCCTCACGGCGCGATGGCTACCTCTCAACACTGCCGGTGACGCGCCGGCTCGACGGCCTGATTATCATGGCGCTGCCGTTCGACCAGGCTGCTGCGCAGCGGCTGCGCACCCATGGCCTCGAGACCGTTCTGATCGAGTGTGCCAACAGCCTGTTCAGCAGCGTCGAGATCGACGACGAGGCCGGCGGCGAGCTGGTAGCCCGCTACCTGCTCGCGCAGGGGCACCGGCGCTGCGGCTTCATTGGTGATGACGAGGTGCCCGACTACGCCATTCACACCAGCGAGAAGCGCTTACTCGGCTACCAGCGTGCGCTCCAGGCGGCCGGCCATGCGCTGCAACCCGCGCATGTGCTGCTCGGCCCGCATGGGCTTGGCTCGGCCCGCCAGCTGGCCCACCAGATGCTCGGCCAGCCTGATCCGCCCACCGCAATCTTCACACCCAGCGACACGCAGGCGATGGGTGTGCTGAAAGCCGCGCGCGAGCGTGGGCTGGCGGTGCCTGGCGATCTGGCCGTGATCGGCTTCGATGATGTTGAGGTGGCCGACTACATCGGCCTGACAACCGTGCGCCAGCCGCTGGAAGAATCTGGGCGCGTGGCAGTCGAGCTGCTGCTGGCACGGCTTACCAACCGCAGCCGGCCGCCCCAACGCGTGACATTGCCGCTCGAGATCATCCGGCGCGAGACGGCCTGA